The window CCCTCGAGGCTCTCCGTCGCGTCTGTTCGTCCCCTTGAGGCTTATTCTGGTTAGGCCGCCGCGCCCCGCCCTCGCACTGTTGCTCGCCGCAGAAGTGCTGTGGCGGCCGACGGCTGAATAAGCCTCACCGAACCCCTGTCCGAGATCCCGCGCGTGTCAGGCGCAGTCGCGGCAGATCAGGCGTCCGCCGCTCTCCTCGGCCAGGCGGCTGCGGTGGTGCACCAGGAAGCACACGGAGCAGGTGAACTCGTCCGCCTGCTTCGGCACCACCTTCACGGTCATGTCCTCACCGGAAAGCCCGGAGAGGTCGGCACCCGGCAGCTCGAAGTTCTCGGCGGTCGCGTCCTCGTCGACGTCGACGACGCCGGACTGGTTCTCGTTCCGCCGGGCCTTGAGCTCCTCCAACGAGTCTTCGGCCAGCTCGTCGGCTTCGCTGCGGCGCGGAGCGTCGTAGTCGGTAGCCATGTGTCCCTCACCCCTGCGATCAGCTTGCGTAGTCGTTTACCCGGACCCCCGGGTGCGCCCGTGAGTCCGCCGTGCCGCTGGTCAACGTTCCAGGGCCCTCGTTTGTGCCCGACGGCCGAAGTGACCGAGGTCTCTTCTTTTCGCGCCTCTTCCTGCGGCCGGAGCCCGGGAAGGGTAGCTCACGCCCGCGACGGTTCTGCACCGAGTCAGACATTGCCGGGGATTCGTCACCCGACAGGGGGAACCCGCAGGTAAGACGCGTTGTCGTCCATTCGGGTTGCCCGCGGGTGGAGAACTTCACGGGCGGCCCGTGTCCGCTTGCCCCGGCCGACCCCGGCGTGGTGCGATCGCCGCACGGGGATCGGTCGCGGGCGGGGTCCCGCGACGACGGGCGGGGCACGGGAAACCGGGCCCCCGGCACGGTGGGCGCGGGCCGCAGCGCCTAGGCTCATCGGCCACGACGGTGCCGGGTTCGCACCGGCCGGGTTCGGTGTTCGGGAAGGGACGGGCAGGTGGCGTCGGGGAACGGCATCGGGGACCGTGGGGCGCGGCCGTATCGCAAGCACAAGCCGCTGCCGGCGCTGATCGTCATCGGCGTGCTCGCGCTCGGCGCGATCATCGTCTGGATCAACGCGGCCGTCGGCAAGGGCGACGTCGACGAGGCCGTGAAGTGCGACCCGGCCGCGAGCCCGCCGCCGGGCGTCACGTTCAGCACCCTCCCCCACAACGCCCTCGACGACCGCGCGCCGGTGCCGCCGGACAAGGTCGCCGTCAAGGTCCTCAACGCCTCCAGCACCCGCGGCCAGGGCGGCATCGCCACCACCGCGCTGAAGGAGCTGGGCTTCACCGGCGCCGCCGAGCCGGCCAACGACCCCGCCTACCAGGGCCGCGTGGCCAAGTGCCGCGGCCAGATCCGCTTCGGCGAGAACGGCGTCACCGCGGCCCGGACGCTCAGCCTCGTGGTGCCGTGCGCCGAGCTGGTCCAGGACAACCGCAAGGACGCGAGCGTCGACCTGGTCACCGGCACCCTCTTCGGGGACCTGCAGCCCCTCCCGGAGGCCCGCCGGATCCTCACCCAGCTCGCCGACTGGTCCAAGACCCACCAGGGCGGCGGCTCGAACGAGCAGTCCGCGGGCGCGAAAGCCCCGGTCATCGACCAGACCCTGCTGGCCTCCGCCCGCGACGTCGCCTGCTGACCCACCCCGCCAGACACGCGTGATGCCCCGCCGGACACACGCGATGCCCCGCCAATCACGCGTGAAGCCCCTCCGGACACGCGCGATGCCCCGTCAGACGTCCGCCGCGCCGCAGTCGGCCAGGACCTTCCGCAGCGGGCCGGCGATCGACGGCGCCGCCGCGTACGTCGCGTCCGCGCCCAGCTCCGGCGCCGAACCCGGCAGGTGCACCTCCGCGCCCGCCTCCGCCGCGATCAGCGCCCCCGCCGCCCAGT of the Amycolatopsis sp. NBC_01488 genome contains:
- the cei gene encoding envelope integrity protein Cei, producing the protein MASGNGIGDRGARPYRKHKPLPALIVIGVLALGAIIVWINAAVGKGDVDEAVKCDPAASPPPGVTFSTLPHNALDDRAPVPPDKVAVKVLNASSTRGQGGIATTALKELGFTGAAEPANDPAYQGRVAKCRGQIRFGENGVTAARTLSLVVPCAELVQDNRKDASVDLVTGTLFGDLQPLPEARRILTQLADWSKTHQGGGSNEQSAGAKAPVIDQTLLASARDVAC
- a CDS encoding DUF4193 domain-containing protein; the protein is MATDYDAPRRSEADELAEDSLEELKARRNENQSGVVDVDEDATAENFELPGADLSGLSGEDMTVKVVPKQADEFTCSVCFLVHHRSRLAEESGGRLICRDCA